In the Bos javanicus breed banteng chromosome 28, ARS-OSU_banteng_1.0, whole genome shotgun sequence genome, one interval contains:
- the ARID5B gene encoding AT-rich interactive domain-containing protein 5B isoform X2, protein MAPNLKGRPRKKKPCPQRRDSFSGGKDPNNNSDGKSVAKVKCEARSALNKPKNNHNNCKKVSNEEKPKVAIGEECRADEQAFLVALYKYMKERKTPIERIPYLGFKQINLWTMFQAAQKLGGYETITARRQWKHIYDELGGNPGSTSAATCTRRHYERLILPYERFIKGEEDKPLPPIKPRKQENNSQENENKTKVSGAKRIKHEISKSKKEKENAPKPQDASEVSSEQEKEQETVNQKSITEPLPIADTKKKLEGYQDFAARPLVSQADPEKDSETDQGANSEKVAEEAGEKGPAPPLASAPLAPTPSTGKQSLTSPSALVDSKEPKPCCFTESPENELQEASFPGFSTTQPPLANQSEVEDDKLPAMADYIANCTVKVDQLGSDDIHNALKQTPKVLVVQSFDMFKDKDLTGPMNENHGLNYTPLLYSRGNPGIMSPLAKKKLLSQVSGASLSSSYPYGSPPPLISKKKVIAREDRCSSLSQAHHGQSTDHMAVNRPSVIQHVQSFRSKPSEERKGISDIFKHDKLSRSEPHRFSFSKHHLSPLADSYVLKQEIQEGKEKLLEKRALPHSHMPSFLADFYSSPHLHSLYRHTEHHLHSEQTSKYPCRDMYRETENSSFPSHKHQEKLHVNYLASLHLQDKKSAAVEAPTDDQPTDLSLPKNPHKPTGKALGLAHSAPGPQESKGTSQFQVINSQSRDCHPKACRVSPMTMSAPKKYPEALSRSGKPHPVRLENFRKMDSMVHPILHRKMSPQNIGAARPIKRSLEDLDLVIAGKKARAVSPLDPAKEVSGKEKASEQESEGSKAAHSGHSGGTSEGHKLPLSSPIFPGLYSGSLCSSGLNSRLPAGYSHSLQYLKNQAVLSPLMQPLAFHSLVMQRGIFTSPTNSQQLYRHLAAATPVGSSYGDLLHNSIYPLAAINPQAAFPSSQLSSVHPSTKL, encoded by the exons CGCCAAATCTTAAAGGCAGACCACGCAAAAAGAAGCCATGCCCACAAAGAAGAGACTCTTTCAGTGGTGGTAAAGATCCCAACAACAATTCCGATGGCAAATCCGTTGCCAAG GTGAAATGTGAGGCTAGGTCAGCCTTGAACAAACCGAAGAATAACCATAATAATTGTAAAAAAGTCTCCAATGAAGAAAAACCAAAGGTTGCCATTGGTGAAGAGTGTAGGGCCGACGAGcaggccttcctggtggcactttataaatacatgaaagaaagaaagacgcCAATAGAACGAATACCCTATTTAGGTTTTAAACAGA TTAACCTTTGGACTATGTTTCAAGCTGCTCAAAAACTGGGAGGATATGAAACA ATAACAGCCCGCCGCCAGTGGAAGCATATTTACGATGAGTTGGGCGGTAACCCTGGGAGCACCAGCGCCGCCACGTGCACCCGCAGGCATTACGAGAG GTTAATCCTGCCGTATGAAAGGTTTATTAAAGGAGAGGAAGATAAGCCCCTGCCTCCAATTAAACCTCGAAAACAGGAGAACAATTCACAGGAAAACGAGAATAAGACAAAAGTATCAGGAGCCAAACGCATCAAACATGAAATCTCtaagagcaagaaagaaaaagagaatgccCCAAAGCCCCAGGATGCATCAGAG GTTTCGTCAGAGCAAGAGAAGGAACAAGAGACTGTAAACCAGAAAAGCATCACTGAGCCTCTCCCAATAgcagacacaaagaaaaaattggaAGGGTACCAGGATTTTGCAGCAAGGCCCTTGGTGTCCCAAGCAGACCCAGAAAAGGACAGTGAAACAGATCAAGGGGCCAACAgtgagaaggtggcagaggaggcaggagagaaggggcctGCCCCTCCACTGGCGAGTGCCCCTCTGGCCCCGACTCCCAGCACTGGCAAACAGTCCCTTACCTCTCCCAGTGCTCTCGTGGACTCAAAAGAACCCAAGCCCTGCTGTTTTACAGAGAGCCCTGAAAATGAGCTCCAAGAAGCATCCTTCCCTGGCTTCTCCACCACACAGCCCCCACTGGCAAACCAGAGTGAGGTGGAGGATGACAAGCTCCCTGCGATGGCGGATTACATTGCCAATTGCACCGTGAAGGTGGACCAGCTGGGCAGTGACGACATCCACAATGCACTCAAGCAGACCCCGAAGGTCCTTGTGGTCCAGTCGTTTGACATGTTCAAAGACAAAGACTTGACTGGGCCCATGAATGAGAACCATGGACTTAATTACACCCCGCTGCTTTACTCAAGGGGGAACCCAGGCATCATGTCCCCGCTGGCCAAGAAAAAACTTTTGTCCCAGGTCAGCGGAGCCAGCCTCTCCAGCAGCTACCCTTATGGCTCCCCACCCCCTTTGATCAGCAAAAAGAAAGTGATTGCGAGGGAGGACCGGTGCTCGAGTTTGTCCCAGGCCCATCATGGCCAAAGCACTGACCACATGGCAGTCAACCGGCCATCGGTGATCCAGCACGTCCAGAGTTTCCGTAGCAAGCCCtcagaggagaggaagggcaTCAGTGACATTTTTAAGCATGACAAACTAAGTCGATCGGAGCCCCACCGCTTCAGCTTCTCCAAGCATCACCTTAGCCCCCTGGCCGACTCCTATGTCCTAAAGCAAGAAATACAGGAGGGCAAGGAGAAACTGTTAGAGAAAAGGGCGCTTCCCCACTCCCACATGCCTAGCTTCCTGGCCGATTTCtactcctctccccacctccacagcCTCTATAGGCACACCGAACACCATCTGCACAGTGAACAGACATCCAAGTACCCCTGCAGGGACATGTACAGGGAAACAGAAAACAGTTCTTTTCCTTCCCACAAACACCAAGAGAAGCTCCACGTGAATTATCTGGCGTCTCTACATCTGCAAGACAAAAAGTCGGCTGCAGTGGAAGCCCCCACAGATGATCAGCCAACGGATCTGAGCCTTCCCAAGAACCCCCACAAACCCACCGGCAAGGCCCTGGGCCTGGCCCACTCAGCGCCTGGACCCCAGGAGAGCAAGGGCACCTCCCAGTTCCAGGTCATAAATAGCCAGAGTCGAGACTGTCACCCTAAGGCCTGTCGGGTATCGCCTATGACCATGTCAGCCCCTAAAAAATACCCTGAAGCGCTTTCCAGGTCGGGAAAGCCTCACCCTGTGAGACTGGAGAATTTCAGGAAGATGGACAGCATGGTCCACCCCATCCTCCACCGGAAAATGAGTCCTCAGAACATTGGCGCAGCGCGGCCCATCAAGCGCAGCCTGGAGGATTTGGACCTTGTAATCGCTGGGAAAAAGGCCCGGGCCGTGTCTCCTCTGGACCCCGCCAAGGAGGTCTCTGGGAAGGAGAAGGCCTCGGAGCAGGAGAGCGAAGGCAGCAAGGCCGCACACAGTGGGCACTCTGGGGGCACCTCGGAAGGCCACAAGctgcccctctcctcccccatctTCCCAGGTTTGTATTCCGGGAGCCTGTGTAGCTCGGGCCTCAACTCCAGGCTCCCGGCTGGGTACTCTCATTCTCTGCAGTACTTGAAAAACCAGGCTGTGCTCTCTCCACTCATGCAGCCCCTTGCTTTCCACTCGCTTGTGATGCAAAGAGGAATTTTTACATCGCCGACAAATTCTCAGCAGCTATACAGACACCTGGCTGCAGCCACACCCGTAGGAAGTTCATATGGGGACCTTTTGCACAACAGCATTTACCCTCTAGCTGCTATAAATCCTCAAGCCGCCTTCCCATCTTCTCAGCTGTCATCCGTACACCCCAGTACGAAACTGTAA